From one Nocardioides sp. Kera G14 genomic stretch:
- a CDS encoding zinc-binding dehydrogenase, which produces MKAVVCQDGELSVTTVTQPQPGPGQLLVKVVRAGICGSDLHARTHAAELAEIASESGYPGVMAAGSSVVFGHELVGEVVAYGPQTRGTWKPGTLVTALPVRRDADGTHLVGFEEGAPGAYAEYTVVQEAFTFEVPEGLEPDLAAFTEPLAVAWHAVRRAKVGKRPVIVIGCGPIGLAIILMLRAAGAKKIIASDFSPARRRLAEQCGATTVVDPREESPWDVYRPTGPISSPAAYAEYGIKAVGAARRVPFLPWEKALLHAELLGQAPQGPVVFECVGIPGMIEQIVTAAPIMTRLVVVGVCMEPDSFRPAAAINKEIEIRFAFGYDPAEFNQTLGMIASGKVDPSPLHTGTVGLEGVSKAFTDLGNPEVHAKILIDPSL; this is translated from the coding sequence ATGAAGGCAGTCGTCTGCCAGGACGGCGAGCTGTCCGTCACCACCGTCACCCAGCCGCAGCCGGGGCCGGGCCAGCTGCTGGTCAAGGTGGTGCGAGCCGGCATCTGCGGCTCCGACCTCCATGCCCGCACCCATGCTGCGGAGCTCGCCGAGATCGCCTCGGAGAGCGGCTACCCCGGCGTCATGGCCGCCGGCTCCTCGGTCGTCTTCGGCCACGAGCTCGTCGGTGAGGTCGTCGCCTACGGCCCGCAGACGCGCGGGACGTGGAAGCCGGGCACGCTCGTGACCGCGCTCCCCGTCCGCCGCGACGCCGACGGCACCCACCTGGTCGGCTTCGAGGAGGGTGCCCCCGGTGCGTACGCCGAGTACACGGTGGTCCAGGAGGCCTTCACGTTCGAGGTGCCCGAGGGTCTCGAGCCCGACCTCGCCGCCTTCACCGAGCCGCTGGCCGTCGCCTGGCATGCCGTACGCCGGGCCAAGGTCGGCAAGCGCCCCGTGATCGTGATCGGCTGCGGCCCGATCGGGCTGGCGATCATCCTCATGCTGCGCGCTGCGGGGGCGAAGAAGATCATCGCCTCGGACTTCTCGCCTGCCCGCCGCAGGCTCGCCGAGCAGTGCGGGGCCACGACGGTTGTCGACCCGCGCGAGGAGTCCCCGTGGGACGTCTACCGCCCGACCGGTCCGATCAGCTCGCCGGCGGCGTACGCCGAGTACGGCATCAAGGCCGTCGGTGCCGCCCGCCGGGTGCCGTTCCTGCCGTGGGAGAAGGCACTCCTGCACGCCGAGCTCCTCGGCCAGGCTCCCCAGGGACCGGTGGTCTTCGAGTGCGTCGGCATCCCCGGCATGATCGAGCAGATCGTCACCGCCGCCCCGATCATGACCCGCCTGGTGGTCGTCGGCGTCTGCATGGAGCCCGACTCCTTCCGCCCGGCCGCGGCGATCAACAAGGAGATCGAGATCCGCTTCGCGTTCGGCTACGACCCGGCGGAGTTCAACCAGACCCTCGGCATGATCGCCTCGGGCAAGGTCGACCCGAGCCCGCTCCACACCGGCACGGTCGGACTCGAGGGCGTCAGCAAGGCCTTCACCGACCTCGGCAACCCCGAGGTCCACGCGAAGATCCTGATCGACCCGTCGCTCTAG
- a CDS encoding PDR/VanB family oxidoreductase — protein sequence MSETPRGVGVRVPPTADPNRTMRTLDTLVRRVAIPVALRTSRSRHPIGQVDRDLRAVVSRITVAGEGVKVFELSRADCKQFPWWFPGAHIDVVLPSGKVRQYSLNGRRDNPNQWRIAVRRIPLEAGGGGGSIEMHELEVGDALVVRGPREAFPFVFNEAGYLFVAGGIGITPILPMLRRTARRNRVPWTLVYTGRTRDSMPFLDEIAEIAGARPGNAERIHVWPDDEYGTPDAAKIISLAPAGAALYTCGPTPMIDALRRAIPDPQIDALHYERFSPPPVVAGKPFRIRLEREGVDLPVRADETALTAVRRVHPGQAYSCQQGFCGTCKVRVLEGTVEHRDRKLTDYEREGHMLLCVSRGSGTVVLDV from the coding sequence GTGAGCGAGACCCCCCGGGGTGTCGGCGTACGCGTGCCGCCGACGGCCGATCCCAACCGCACCATGCGGACGCTCGACACGCTGGTCCGTCGGGTCGCCATCCCGGTCGCGCTCCGCACCTCGCGCTCACGCCACCCGATCGGCCAGGTCGATCGCGACCTCAGGGCGGTCGTCTCCCGGATCACCGTCGCCGGCGAAGGTGTGAAGGTCTTCGAGCTCTCCCGCGCCGACTGCAAGCAGTTCCCCTGGTGGTTCCCCGGCGCCCACATCGACGTCGTGCTCCCCTCGGGCAAGGTCCGGCAGTACTCGCTCAACGGCCGCCGCGACAACCCGAACCAGTGGCGCATCGCCGTACGCCGGATTCCGCTGGAGGCCGGCGGTGGTGGTGGCTCGATCGAGATGCACGAGCTCGAGGTGGGCGACGCACTCGTGGTCCGCGGGCCACGCGAGGCGTTCCCGTTCGTCTTCAACGAGGCCGGCTACCTCTTCGTGGCCGGTGGCATCGGCATCACGCCGATCCTCCCGATGCTGCGCCGCACCGCACGGCGCAACAGGGTGCCGTGGACGCTCGTCTACACAGGACGCACCCGCGACTCGATGCCGTTCCTGGATGAGATCGCCGAGATCGCCGGAGCCCGACCGGGCAATGCCGAGCGGATCCACGTCTGGCCCGACGACGAGTACGGCACCCCTGATGCCGCGAAGATCATCTCGCTCGCACCTGCGGGCGCGGCGCTGTACACCTGTGGCCCCACGCCGATGATCGACGCCCTGCGCCGGGCCATCCCCGATCCGCAGATCGATGCCCTGCACTACGAGCGCTTCTCACCGCCGCCGGTCGTGGCGGGGAAGCCCTTCCGGATCCGCCTGGAGCGGGAGGGCGTCGACCTGCCGGTCCGTGCCGACGAGACGGCCCTGACCGCCGTGCGCCGGGTCCATCCGGGCCAGGCCTACAGCTGCCAGCAGGGGTTCTGCGGCACCTGCAAGGTACGGGTCCTCGAAGGCACCGTGGAGCACCGCGACCGCAAGCTGACCGACTACGAGCGCGAGGGCCACATGCTGCTGTGCGTCTCCCGCGGCTCGGGCACGGTCGTCCTCGACGTATGA
- a CDS encoding CCA tRNA nucleotidyltransferase gives MSQLTVADVQRQVTTELDRIGPVIDSLGELFAAAGFELALVGGPVRDAMLGRQHNDLDFTTSARPDDTERLLREWIRGEKGSGIWDMGRDFGTIGCRRGPWQVEVTTYRSETYDPDSRKPDVDFGDTLAGDLGRRDFTVNAMAVRLPGREVVDLYGGVVDLATGVLRTPGTPEASFSDDPLRMMRAARFAAQLGFSVAPEVVAAMTAMADRISIISAERVRDELVKLICAPHPRLGLTLLVDTGLAALVLPELPALQLERDEHHRHKDVYEHTLTVLEQSIDLEHRLGLEEPDFISRFAALMHDVGKPKTRRFVEGGVVTFHHHDVVGAKITRKRMQALKFSNAEIDAVCQLVEQHLRFHGYGDGDWTDSAVRRYVRDAGDQLSRLHILTRADCTTRNRRKAERLARTYDELETRIERLAEEEELSALRPALNGDQIMALLDLKPGREVGEAYRFLMELRLDEGVLSEEEAAERLRTWWSERVTNQ, from the coding sequence GTGTCCCAGCTCACCGTCGCTGACGTGCAGCGTCAGGTGACCACCGAGCTGGACCGGATCGGCCCCGTCATCGACTCCCTCGGGGAGCTCTTCGCCGCGGCCGGATTCGAGCTCGCGCTCGTCGGTGGACCGGTGCGCGACGCGATGCTCGGCCGGCAGCACAACGACCTGGACTTCACCACCTCGGCCCGCCCGGACGATACCGAGCGGCTCCTCCGCGAGTGGATCCGCGGCGAGAAGGGCAGCGGCATCTGGGACATGGGCCGTGACTTCGGCACGATCGGCTGCCGGCGGGGGCCGTGGCAGGTCGAGGTGACGACGTACCGGTCCGAGACGTATGACCCCGACTCCCGCAAACCCGACGTCGACTTCGGCGACACCCTCGCCGGCGACCTCGGTCGGCGCGACTTCACCGTCAACGCGATGGCCGTGCGTCTGCCCGGGCGCGAGGTCGTGGACCTGTACGGCGGCGTGGTCGACCTCGCGACCGGCGTACTCCGGACTCCGGGGACTCCGGAGGCGAGCTTCTCCGACGACCCGCTGCGAATGATGCGGGCTGCGCGCTTCGCCGCCCAGCTCGGCTTCTCCGTGGCCCCTGAGGTCGTGGCGGCGATGACCGCGATGGCCGATCGGATCTCGATCATCAGCGCTGAGCGCGTGCGCGACGAGCTGGTGAAACTGATCTGCGCACCGCATCCGCGCCTCGGCCTGACGCTGCTCGTCGACACCGGCCTGGCGGCCCTCGTCCTGCCGGAGCTCCCGGCGCTCCAGCTCGAGCGCGACGAGCACCACCGGCACAAGGACGTCTACGAGCACACGCTCACCGTCCTCGAGCAGTCGATCGACCTGGAACACCGCCTCGGACTCGAGGAGCCCGACTTCATCAGCCGCTTCGCCGCGCTGATGCACGACGTGGGCAAGCCGAAGACGCGGCGCTTCGTCGAGGGTGGCGTCGTCACCTTCCACCACCACGACGTGGTCGGCGCCAAGATCACGCGCAAGCGGATGCAGGCGCTCAAGTTCTCCAATGCCGAGATCGACGCCGTCTGCCAGCTCGTCGAGCAGCACCTCCGCTTCCACGGGTACGGCGACGGCGACTGGACCGATTCGGCGGTGCGTCGCTACGTCCGGGACGCCGGCGATCAGCTGAGCCGCCTCCACATCCTCACGCGTGCCGACTGCACGACGCGCAACCGACGCAAGGCCGAGCGCCTCGCCCGCACCTACGACGAGCTCGAGACCCGGATCGAGCGACTGGCCGAGGAGGAGGAGCTGAGCGCGCTCCGCCCGGCGCTCAACGGTGACCAGATCATGGCGCTGCTCGACCTCAAGCCCGGCCGCGAGGTCGGCGAGGCCTACCGCTTCCTCATGGAGCTGCGCCTCGATGAGGGTGTCCTCTCCGAGGAGGAGGCGGCGGAGCGGCTCCGGACATGGTGGTCAGAACGGGTTACCAACCAGTAA
- a CDS encoding SRPBCC family protein has product MSEAAAAAVGTELKATITIDATPAQVWALVSDVKRMSEWSPQVVRSVVLGGPVKRGTRFLNVNQQGWKRWPTTAKVVRFTPHTDFAFRITENRSVWSFQLEPTPEGGTLVTHRRETPDGISAVSKVLTATVLGGQKSFVPELLEGMSQTLERVKAEAEQN; this is encoded by the coding sequence ATGAGTGAAGCTGCTGCCGCCGCTGTCGGAACCGAGCTGAAGGCGACGATCACGATCGACGCCACTCCCGCGCAGGTCTGGGCGCTGGTGAGCGACGTCAAGCGGATGAGCGAGTGGAGCCCGCAGGTCGTCCGGTCGGTGGTCCTCGGCGGGCCGGTGAAGCGCGGCACCCGTTTCCTCAACGTCAACCAGCAGGGCTGGAAGCGCTGGCCCACGACGGCGAAGGTCGTGCGCTTCACCCCGCACACTGACTTCGCCTTCCGGATCACCGAGAACCGGTCGGTCTGGTCCTTCCAGCTCGAGCCGACGCCGGAGGGCGGGACGCTGGTCACCCACCGCCGCGAGACCCCGGACGGGATCAGCGCCGTCTCCAAGGTCCTGACCGCCACCGTGCTCGGTGGTCAGAAGAGCTTCGTCCCCGAGCTTCTCGAGGGCATGAGCCAGACCCTCGAGCGGGTCAAGGCTGAGGCCGAGCAGAACTAG